A window of the Lolium perenne isolate Kyuss_39 chromosome 7, Kyuss_2.0, whole genome shotgun sequence genome harbors these coding sequences:
- the LOC127316239 gene encoding B3 domain-containing protein Os03g0212300-like, giving the protein MAIDFSGFEFGVTIHQGMNWDNLRLPQRFASIVDGKEPHHVLLRMYSGAAGLCSAEVMFDGEGQMLLHNEWRRVARSHTIEVSHFFVLKYNGHNIFTVKVFDETICRRHLGNFLCNRFAQTLNQMDQLLGVLSGQPDQH; this is encoded by the exons ATGGCCATCGACTTCTCCGGTTTCGAGTTCGGCGTCACCATCCACCAGGGCATGAACTGGGACAACCTGCGCCTGCCCCAGAGGTTCGCCTCGATCGTCGATGGGAAAGAGCCCCACCATGTCCTCTTGCGTATGTACAGCGGCGCAGCCGGCCTATGTTCCGCGGAGGTGATGTTCGACGGCGAAGGGCAGATGCTCCTCCACAACGAGTGGAGGCGCGTCGCCCGCTCACACACCAttgaagtcagccactttttcgtCTTAAAGTACAACGGCCACaacatcttcaccgtcaaggtcttcgacgagaccatATGCCGCCGCCACTTAGGG AATTTTCTATGTAATAGATTTGCCCAAACACTGAACCAAATGGACCAGCTGCTAGGCGTGCTGTCCGGGCAGCCGGACCAACACTGA
- the LOC127311384 gene encoding uncharacterized protein, protein MAAALRRFRSPRLRLGASSPYHSAAGESNHVQDPNRRIADLAAAGRLSDARSLFDRTADRDVVSWTALVAAYARHGMLQDARALFDRPDARRNVVTWTALLSGYARARCIDEARALFERMPERNAVSWNTMLEAYTSAGRLVDACALFDSMPVRDAGSWNILLAALVRSGIMDKARKLFERMSERNIMSWTTMVSGIARSGSVDEARAIFDAMPERNVVSWNAMISGYARNCRINEALDLFMEMPVRDVASWNIMITGFIQNKDLNRAKELFDEMPKRNVVTWTTMMNGCLQGNESETALQLFNGMLIDGIRPNQVTFLGAVDACSNLAGLSEGQQVHQMICKTSFQFDTFIESTLMKLYAKCGEIILARKVFDLSREKDVVSWNGMIAAYAHHGRGVEAIALYAKMQENGYKPNDVTYVGLLSACSHSGLVDQGLRIFEYVAKDISIAVRDEHYTCLIDLCSRAGRLDDAKRLIHGLKLKPKSSTVWNALLGGCNAHGNESIGDLAARHLLEAEPDNAGTYTLLCNIYASAGKWKEAAKIRSEMNDRGLKKQPGCSWIELANKVHIFVARDKSHSESDTINSMLQDIHHMMRMGGTVQRDHMQLTNEELVDLQV, encoded by the coding sequence ATGGCGGCCGCGCTGCGCCGCTTCCGCTCACCGCGGCTCCGCCTCGGTGCCAGCTCCCCTTACCACAGCGCCGCCGGTGAGTCCAATCATGTCCAGGACCCGAACCGCCGCATCGCGGACCTAGCGGCCGCCGGGCGCCTCTCGGACGCCCGCAGTCTATTCGACCGAACGGCGGACCGGGACGTGGTATCCTGGACGGCGCTGGTCGCGGCGTACGCGCGCCACGGTATGCTCCAGGATGCCAGGGCCCTGTTCGATCGCCCCGACGCGCGCCGGAACGTGGTCACCTGGACGGCGCTCCTCTCCGGCTACGCCAGAGCCCGCTGCATCGACGAGGCGAGGGCGCTGTTCGAGCGGATGCCGGAGAGGAACGCTGTCTCATGGAACACGATGCTGGAGGCGTACACCTCCGCCGGTCGCTTGGTGGACGCGTGCGCGCTGTTCGACAGTATGCCTGTAAGGGACGCCGGATCCTGGAACATCCTTCTGGCCGCGCTTGTACGATCAGGGATCATGGATAAGGCGCGGAAGCTGTTTgagagaatgtcagagaggaacATCATGTCATGGACAACAATGGTTTCCGGCATTGCTCGGAGTGGAAGTGTTGACGAGGCTCGGGCGATTTTTGATGCCATGCCAGAGAGGAATGTCGTGTCTTGGAATGCCATGATCTCTGGATACGCTCGAAACTGCAGGATCAATGAAGCTCTTGATTTGTTCATGGAGATGCCCGTGAGGGACGTTGCTTCTTGGAACATTATGATCACCGGTTTTATCCAGAACAAGGATTTGAACAGGGCAAAAGAACTCTTTGATGAGATGCCTAAAAGGAATGTAGTCACCTGGACTACCATGATGAATGGTTGCTTGCAAGGCAATGAGAGCGAAACAGCGCTACAGTTATTCAATGGTATGCTCATTGATGGGATCAGACCAAATCAGGTGACATTTCTGGGTGCTGTTGATGCGTGCAGCAATCTTGCCGGACTCAGCGAAGGGCAGCAGGTGCATCAGATGATATGCAAAACATCATTTCAGTTTGATACTTTTATCGAGTCCACCCTCATGAAATTATATGCGAAATGTGGAGAAATCATATTGGCAAGAAAGGTGTTTGATCTCTCAAGGGAGAAGGATGTAGTCTCTTGGAACGGGATGATTGCAGCATATGCACATCATGGACGTGGTGTAGAAGCTATAGCATTGTATGCCAAGATGCAAGAAAATGGATATAAGCCTAATGATGTCACATATGTGGGATTGCTCTCAGCATGCAGCCACTCTGGTTTGGTCGACCAAGGGCTTAGGATCTTTGAATATGTGGCAAAGGATATCTCCATTGCAGTGCGGGATGAACATTACACCTGCTTGATTGATCTTTGTAGCCGAGCTGGACGACTTGATGACGCAAAAAGATTAATTCACGGTCTTAAGCTTAAGCCTAAATCAAGTACTGTCTGGAATGCCCTTCTAGGAGGTTGCAATGCACATGGAAACGAAAGTATCGGTGATTTGGCAGCTAGACATCTCTTAGAAGCAGAACCTGATAACGCTGGAACTTACACTCTCTTGTGTAACATTTATGCTTCTGCTGGTAAGTGGAAAGAAGCAGCAAAGATTCGGTCTGAGATGAATGATAGAGGACTAAAGAAACAGCCAGGATGTAGTTGGATTGAGCTGGCAAATAAGGTCCATATATTTGTAGCACGTGATAAGTCCCATAGTGAGTCTGATACGATCAACAGTATGCTGCAAGATATTCATCACATGATGAGGATGGGTGGCACTGTTCAGAGGGACCATATGCAGCTTACAAATGAGGAGCTAGTGGATCTTCAAGTATAA
- the LOC127311385 gene encoding peptide methionine sulfoxide reductase A5: MARASSAAAAVAFLWALALLAAAASAARLPGRAAEGAQPRGGGGPTATAVFALGSFWRSEAAFGCLPGVVRTSVGYAGGSKANPEYRNLADHAECVKVEYNPRLIQYKQLLDVFWASHDPREVFGQGPDVGNQYRSVIFTNGTLEARLAGLSKEREQGKDRSSVITTEIHPVGAFYPAEPEHQKFELKRKPFLVQLIGNLPEEELQSSTLAAKLNAYAADLCPPKTQKRISSKIDEIAKKGWPILRDI, from the exons ATGGCCCgcgcgtcctccgccgccgccgccgtagccTTCCTATGGGCGCTCGCCCTCCTCGCAGCGGCGGCCTCGGCCGCGCGCctccccggccgcgccgccgagGGCGCGCAGCCGCGGGGAGGCGGGGGCCCAACGGCCACCGCCGTGTTCGCGCTGGGAAGCTTCTGGCGGTCGGAGGCGGCGTTCGGCTGCCTCCCCGGCGTGGTCCGCACCTCCGTCGGCTACGCGGGCGGCTCCAAGGCCAACCCCGAGTACCGCAACCTCGCCGACCACGCCGAGTGCGTCAAg GTTGAGTATAATCCCCGGTTGATTCAGTACAAGCAGCTTCTGGATGTTTTCTGGGCAAGTCACGATCCACGGGAGGTCTTCGGACAAGGACCCGATGTTGGCAACCAGTATAG ATCTGTTATTTTCACAAATGGAACCCTCGAGGCTAGATTGGCTGGTCTTAGCAAGGAAAGAGAACAAGGCAAGGACCGCAGCAGTGTTATCACCACAGAGATCCATCCAGTGGGGGCATTTTATCCAGCTGAACCAGAACATCAG AAATTTGAGCTGAAGCGCAAGCCTTTCCTCGTGCAATTGATCGGTAACCTGCCAGAGGAAGAGCTCCAGTCATCAACACTAGCTGCGAAGCTGAATGCATATGCTGCAGATCTCTGCCCTCCAAAGACCCAGAAGAGGATAAGCTCCAAGATTGACGAGATTGCTAAGAAAGGGTGGCCCATCCTAAGAGACATTTAA